The following are from one region of the Halarcobacter sp. genome:
- a CDS encoding adenylyl-sulfate kinase yields MVIWIIGLPGSGKTTLAKELQKVFPNMLHIDGDDMREIWGSDIGYSTKDRRKNSTRIQKLAALFEKQGFIVVVSIMSIFQEHRDKNKYLYNSYLEIFLDVELSILKKRRKIYQDAIEKKISNVVGIDIPYEKPINSNIIFNNNFEINYMIKSIKEYICV; encoded by the coding sequence ATGGTGATATGGATTATTGGACTTCCTGGTAGTGGGAAAACAACTTTAGCAAAAGAACTTCAAAAAGTATTTCCAAATATGTTACATATTGATGGAGATGACATGCGAGAAATTTGGGGTTCGGATATTGGTTATTCTACAAAAGATAGAAGAAAGAATTCTACAAGAATTCAAAAATTAGCTGCATTATTTGAAAAACAAGGCTTTATCGTTGTAGTTTCAATTATGTCAATTTTTCAAGAGCATAGAGATAAAAATAAATATTTATATAACTCATATTTAGAGATATTTTTAGATGTGGAATTATCTATATTAAAAAAACGAAGAAAAATATATCAAGATGCTATAGAAAAGAAAATATCAAATGTTGTAGGAATTGATATACCTTATGAAAAACCTATTAATTCTAATATAATTTTTAACAACAACTTTGAAATCAATTACATGATAAAAAGTATCAAAGAGTATATTTGTGTATAA
- a CDS encoding TIM barrel protein: MIYVSSSCVKHKKIKNSVEELAQNGFKNIELSGGTEYYDSFENDLLELKEKYDLNFICHNYFPPPKEHFVLNLASLNDEIYQKSFNHLLKSINLSKRLGAQKFGFHAGFFINIKVKDIGKKISKENIFDKDKAIKRFCDSYKKLEKNTNNLNLYIENNVFSYTNYKTFNKENIFMLTSLNDYEELKSLIDFNLLLDIAHLKVSTRTLELNFEFELKKLLQSSDYIHISDNDSLHDLNYTIKKNSELMKLLKKQNLKNKTFTLEIYDKLHTIKDAYNILQEVIQ; encoded by the coding sequence ATGATCTATGTATCATCATCCTGTGTAAAACATAAAAAAATCAAAAACTCAGTAGAAGAGTTAGCACAAAATGGTTTCAAAAATATTGAATTATCTGGTGGAACAGAATATTATGATAGTTTTGAAAATGATTTATTAGAACTAAAAGAAAAATATGATTTAAATTTTATTTGTCATAACTATTTCCCTCCGCCAAAAGAGCATTTTGTATTAAATCTTGCATCATTAAATGATGAGATATATCAAAAATCTTTTAACCATTTATTAAAATCTATCAATTTGTCAAAAAGACTGGGTGCACAAAAATTTGGTTTTCATGCTGGTTTTTTTATTAATATTAAAGTAAAAGATATAGGTAAGAAGATATCTAAAGAAAATATTTTTGATAAAGATAAAGCAATAAAAAGATTTTGTGATAGCTACAAAAAACTAGAAAAAAATACTAATAACTTAAATCTTTATATAGAAAATAATGTTTTTTCATATACAAATTATAAAACCTTTAATAAAGAAAATATTTTTATGCTTACGAGCTTAAATGATTATGAAGAACTGAAAAGTTTGATAGATTTTAATTTACTCCTTGATATTGCCCATTTAAAAGTTAGCACTAGAACTTTAGAATTAAATTTTGAATTTGAGTTAAAAAAATTGTTACAATCGTCTGACTATATACATATTAGTGACAATGATTCTCTACATGATTTGAACTATACTATAAAAAAAAATTCTGAACTTATGAAACTATTAAAAAAGCAAAACTTAAAAAATAAAACTTTTACTTTAGAAATATATGATAAACTCCATACTATTAAAGATGCATATAATATATTACAAGAAGTTATACAATGA
- a CDS encoding NeuD/PglB/VioB family sugar acetyltransferase, whose product MKTIAIIGAGSHTKSSINILRQYFNKDMLLIFDDNYNDKIEEYIHEIKVVGTTTNINNLTHNVFLSIGDNKRRQEYFYLFENILLKENIIHFSTYREKNIKMGIANQIFANVYINSYVEIGNNNIINTSSILEHNVKIGNHNHISIGTKICGSVTIGDNCFIGAGSTIIDKISVCNNVIIGAGSTIVKDILEPGTYVGTPVKKIK is encoded by the coding sequence ATGAAAACTATAGCAATTATTGGAGCAGGAAGCCATACAAAGTCATCTATTAATATTCTAAGACAATATTTTAATAAAGATATGCTTCTAATCTTTGATGACAACTATAATGACAAAATTGAAGAATATATCCATGAAATAAAAGTAGTAGGTACAACAACAAATATAAACAATTTAACACATAATGTATTTTTATCAATTGGAGATAATAAAAGAAGACAAGAATATTTTTATTTATTCGAAAATATTCTTTTAAAAGAAAACATTATTCATTTTTCTACATATCGAGAAAAAAACATTAAAATGGGAATTGCAAATCAAATATTTGCAAATGTATATATTAATTCCTATGTAGAGATTGGTAATAACAATATTATAAATACATCTTCTATTTTAGAACATAATGTAAAAATAGGTAATCATAATCATATTTCAATAGGTACAAAAATTTGCGGAAGTGTTACAATAGGAGACAATTGTTTTATTGGAGCAGGTTCAACTATCATTGATAAAATTTCTGTTTGTAATAATGTAATTATTGGAGCAGGTTCAACTATTGTAAAAGATATTTTAGAACCAGGTACATATGTTGGAACCCCTGTAAAGAAAATTAAATGA
- the neuB gene encoding N-acetylneuraminate synthase codes for MVFNKILKIQDKEISLKSKTFVIAEAGVNHNGNINIAKELIDLASSAGADAVKFQTFKTEHLILDDVKKAPYQQNTTDINESQKEMLKKLEITKQQNLELKKYAQEKDIIFLTTPFDETSLNETDELDLPAYKIASTDTTNLPFLKKVAKKGKPIFLSTGMSYLSEIQMALETIYEFNKDVVLLQCTANYPIKDEEANLSVINTFKNNFDILIGYSDHTTGIGAATFAIPMGAKVIEKHFTLNKSLSGPDHQASLTPEELFEFIQLVHKVDSFMGSDIKKPNLNEIKTRASLQKCLVANMDIKKGVIFNENNIIAKRTGGKGISPIYWKDIIGKQAMKNYKKNEIIYI; via the coding sequence ATGGTTTTTAATAAAATATTAAAAATACAAGATAAAGAAATTTCATTAAAATCAAAAACCTTTGTAATTGCTGAAGCAGGTGTTAATCATAATGGAAATATAAATATTGCAAAAGAACTAATAGACCTTGCTAGTAGTGCTGGAGCTGATGCAGTCAAGTTTCAAACTTTTAAAACAGAACATTTAATACTTGATGATGTTAAAAAAGCACCTTATCAGCAAAATACTACAGATATAAATGAATCTCAAAAAGAAATGCTAAAAAAATTAGAAATAACCAAACAACAAAACCTCGAATTGAAAAAATATGCCCAAGAAAAAGATATTATATTCTTGACAACTCCATTTGATGAAACTAGTCTAAATGAAACTGATGAATTAGATTTACCAGCTTATAAAATTGCTTCTACTGATACAACTAATTTACCTTTTTTAAAAAAAGTTGCAAAAAAAGGTAAACCTATATTCCTTTCTACAGGAATGTCTTATTTATCAGAAATTCAAATGGCACTTGAAACTATCTATGAATTTAATAAAGATGTAGTATTATTACAATGTACTGCAAATTATCCAATTAAAGATGAAGAAGCCAATTTATCAGTAATAAATACTTTTAAAAATAATTTTGATATATTAATAGGATACAGTGATCATACTACTGGAATAGGGGCAGCTACTTTTGCTATTCCTATGGGAGCAAAAGTTATTGAAAAACATTTTACTCTTAATAAATCTTTATCTGGACCAGATCACCAAGCATCTTTAACTCCCGAAGAATTATTTGAATTTATACAATTAGTTCATAAAGTAGATTCTTTTATGGGAAGTGATATTAAAAAACCTAATTTAAATGAAATAAAAACAAGGGCATCTCTTCAAAAATGTTTAGTTGCAAATATGGATATTAAAAAAGGTGTTATTTTTAACGAAAATAATATTATTGCTAAAAGAACAGGAGGAAAAGGAATTTCTCCTATATATTGGAAAGATATCATAGGAAAACAAGCAATGAAAAACTATAAAAAGAATGAGATTATATATATATGA
- a CDS encoding flagellin — protein MRINTNVSSLNAQESATNTNNALKSSLEKLSSGLRINKASDDASGLAIADKLRTQATSINQGIDNGNSAVSLLQIADKSMAEQSNILDTIKAKLIQANTSTTSADGRESIRKDIGKLLEQLNNIAEQTNYNGTTLLQSDGSTNGSEALSFQIGEGSQDIISTESIKSNTIGLGGGAEQLIQTSGATNQNNLVDDGSSLIISTNKGADTSGDGKIDTADIASFTIEAQTTGSSPTQSAIGIINISADKIDKIADSGTNANLNVIFDDKTTQLIRDKINDNETGFTSSDITYDKDKNQFTIINGADFTMKDLGKIGSMQIEIAGNPAGGELTVTGEVSNMVINNTEDIKLNGDDSTSATPNNQLKITTTGAASGALMGGQSLQSLGNLSAGELTADKAAQYQGVVDSAITTLNAYRADVGSTQTQVESAVRNLMTQSTNVSAAESIIRDVDYAKESANFNRQNIIAQAGSYAISQANTVQQNVLKLLQ, from the coding sequence ATGAGAATTAATACAAACGTATCGTCTCTTAACGCTCAAGAGTCGGCAACTAACACAAACAATGCTTTAAAAAGCTCATTAGAAAAATTAAGTTCAGGTTTAAGAATCAACAAAGCGTCAGATGATGCATCTGGTCTTGCTATTGCAGATAAATTAAGAACGCAAGCTACATCTATCAACCAAGGTATAGATAATGGTAACTCTGCTGTATCTTTATTACAAATTGCAGATAAATCAATGGCTGAGCAATCAAATATTCTTGATACTATTAAAGCTAAACTAATCCAAGCTAATACTTCTACTACTTCTGCTGATGGTAGAGAATCTATTAGAAAAGATATTGGTAAACTTTTAGAGCAATTAAATAACATTGCTGAGCAAACAAACTATAATGGTACAACACTATTACAATCTGATGGTAGTACAAATGGTTCTGAAGCTTTATCTTTCCAAATTGGTGAAGGTAGTCAAGATATTATTTCAACTGAATCAATCAAATCAAACACTATTGGTCTTGGTGGTGGGGCAGAACAGTTAATCCAAACTTCTGGAGCTACAAACCAAAATAACCTTGTAGATGATGGTTCTTCTTTAATTATTAGTACAAACAAAGGTGCTGATACAAGTGGTGATGGTAAAATTGATACAGCTGATATTGCATCTTTTACAATTGAAGCACAAACTACTGGTTCGTCTCCAACGCAATCTGCTATAGGTATTATCAATATTAGTGCTGATAAAATTGATAAAATTGCAGACTCAGGTACAAATGCTAATTTAAATGTGATTTTTGATGACAAAACTACTCAATTAATCAGAGATAAAATTAACGATAATGAAACAGGGTTTACTTCTTCAGATATCACTTATGACAAAGATAAAAACCAATTTACTATAATAAATGGGGCTGATTTTACTATGAAAGACCTTGGCAAAATTGGTTCTATGCAAATTGAAATTGCGGGGAATCCAGCTGGTGGTGAATTAACAGTAACTGGTGAAGTTAGTAACATGGTTATTAATAATACAGAAGATATTAAACTTAACGGTGATGATTCTACATCTGCAACACCAAATAACCAATTAAAAATCACTACAACTGGTGCAGCTAGTGGTGCACTTATGGGTGGTCAATCTTTACAATCTTTAGGTAATTTATCTGCTGGTGAATTAACTGCTGATAAAGCAGCACAATACCAAGGTGTAGTTGATAGTGCTATTACTACTCTGAATGCATATAGAGCAGACGTAGGTTCTACTCAAACACAAGTTGAATCAGCCGTTAGAAACTTAATGACTCAATCAACAAATGTTAGTGCAGCAGAATCTATTATTAGAGATGTTGACTACGCAAAAGAGTCTGCGAACTTTAATAGACAAAATATTATTGCACAAGCTGGTTCTTATGCAATTTCTCAAGCTAATACAGTTCAACAAAACGTATTAAAATTATTACAATAG
- a CDS encoding class I SAM-dependent methyltransferase yields the protein MNDNWKVWDNMPEYGDNFHARITGEKNEMESSKSLAHLLQEIISKDDLILDVGCGAGHYLKSLDNILKKPFNYHGVDATNYYIKLANKAYSNFNLNTCRKKEFSISDIYELNIEDEYSNITICNNVLLHLPEIDKALAELVRVTKKTIIIRTLVGDSSFRIKQIREEEEYNEVGEPINFHFFNIYSKTYFNKLAEKYSLKIQIIPDTNFDPKNIGKSNYEKSERPFDLTTIQNGYQVNKYIISPWCFIKLEKKNV from the coding sequence ATGAATGATAATTGGAAAGTTTGGGATAATATGCCAGAATATGGTGATAACTTCCATGCACGAATAACAGGTGAAAAAAATGAAATGGAAAGTAGTAAATCTTTAGCACATCTACTACAAGAAATTATATCAAAAGATGATTTAATATTGGATGTAGGCTGTGGCGCTGGACATTATTTAAAATCTTTAGATAACATACTAAAAAAACCTTTTAATTATCATGGAGTTGATGCAACAAACTACTACATTAAACTTGCAAATAAAGCATATAGTAATTTTAACTTAAATACTTGTAGAAAAAAAGAATTTTCTATCTCAGATATTTATGAATTAAATATAGAGGATGAATATTCTAACATCACTATATGTAACAATGTTCTTTTACATTTACCTGAAATAGATAAAGCATTAGCTGAATTAGTTAGAGTAACAAAAAAAACTATTATAATTAGAACACTTGTAGGAGATAGTTCCTTTAGAATTAAACAAATAAGGGAAGAAGAAGAGTATAATGAAGTAGGAGAACCTATTAATTTTCATTTTTTTAATATTTATTCAAAAACTTATTTTAATAAACTAGCAGAAAAGTATTCATTGAAAATTCAAATTATTCCAGATACAAATTTTGATCCCAAAAATATTGGTAAATCAAATTACGAAAAGAGTGAAAGACCATTTGACCTGACAACTATTCAAAATGGATATCAAGTAAACAAATATATAATTTCACCTTGGTGCTTCATTAAATTAGAGAAAAAAAATGTATGA
- a CDS encoding aminotransferase class I/II-fold pyridoxal phosphate-dependent enzyme yields MIEKMLCNKNNSLIEAMKIINRNAMGIAFIIDDQNKLCGTITDGDIRRALLRDIGLQEKVQNIISKSFSFALITDDYDTLKNKINNKIKIIPLVNNQMNVIDYFEYKQDIYFPIAIPNLNGNEFKYLTDAFLSTWISSNGHYINRFEESFSSYCNCKYGIAVSNGTAALHLALIALNIGKDDEVIVPDLTFAATINAVLHANATPVIVDVEEDSWCIDPKEIEKAITIKTKAIIPVHIYGQACDMKNIMNIAKKYNLKVIEDCAEAHGALYNNKKVGSFGDIGCFSFFGNKVITTGEGGMCITNNKLLDKRIRLLRDHGMSKTKKYWHHIVGYNYRMTNLQAAIGLAQLERIEEIHKNRKKYEDNYKKILDKNNFVFQKDIEGRKKITWLVSILIKEDIDKNNYILKLKEKGMDARPFFYPLSDMKIYKPYCKNKTPITHKLSKLGLNLPTYESLKSLQKIKKIIQSIEKEIR; encoded by the coding sequence ATGATAGAAAAAATGTTATGTAATAAAAATAATAGTCTTATAGAAGCAATGAAAATAATTAATAGAAATGCAATGGGAATAGCTTTCATAATAGATGATCAAAATAAACTTTGTGGGACAATAACTGATGGTGATATAAGAAGAGCCTTATTAAGAGACATAGGACTACAAGAAAAAGTACAAAATATTATTTCAAAAAGTTTTTCTTTTGCTTTAATAACTGATGATTATGATACTTTAAAAAATAAAATAAATAATAAAATAAAAATTATTCCGTTAGTAAATAATCAAATGAATGTAATTGATTATTTTGAGTATAAACAGGATATATATTTTCCAATTGCGATACCTAATTTAAACGGGAATGAATTTAAATATCTTACTGATGCATTTTTAAGCACATGGATATCAAGCAATGGTCATTATATAAATCGTTTTGAAGAATCATTTTCGTCTTATTGTAATTGCAAATATGGTATCGCTGTTTCTAATGGTACAGCTGCACTACATCTAGCTCTTATTGCTCTTAATATAGGGAAAGATGATGAAGTAATAGTTCCGGACCTTACTTTTGCTGCCACAATAAATGCAGTGCTACACGCAAATGCAACCCCAGTTATTGTAGATGTTGAGGAAGATAGTTGGTGTATTGATCCAAAAGAAATAGAAAAAGCTATAACAATTAAGACAAAAGCAATAATACCTGTACATATTTATGGACAAGCGTGTGATATGAAAAATATTATGAATATAGCTAAAAAATATAATTTAAAAGTTATTGAAGATTGTGCAGAAGCCCATGGAGCATTATACAATAATAAAAAAGTTGGCAGCTTTGGAGATATAGGTTGTTTTTCTTTTTTTGGTAATAAAGTAATTACTACAGGAGAAGGGGGTATGTGTATAACTAACAATAAACTTCTCGATAAAAGAATAAGATTATTACGAGATCATGGGATGAGCAAAACTAAAAAATACTGGCATCATATAGTAGGTTATAATTATCGTATGACAAATCTTCAAGCTGCAATTGGATTAGCTCAGCTTGAAAGAATAGAAGAGATACATAAAAATAGAAAAAAATATGAAGATAATTATAAAAAAATTTTAGATAAAAATAATTTTGTATTTCAAAAAGATATTGAAGGGAGAAAGAAAATTACGTGGCTTGTAAGTATATTGATAAAAGAAGATATAGATAAAAATAACTATATATTAAAATTAAAAGAAAAAGGAATGGATGCAAGGCCATTTTTTTATCCACTTAGTGATATGAAAATATATAAGCCTTATTGTAAAAACAAAACTCCCATTACACATAAACTATCTAAGCTAGGGTTAAACTTGCCAACTTATGAAAGTCTAAAAAGTTTACAAAAAATTAAAAAGATTATTCAGAGTATCGAAAAGGAAATAAGATGA
- a CDS encoding 6-hydroxymethylpterin diphosphokinase MptE-like protein → MTEEEAQNFAINTYNDNIKYLEQNNPQLFEKITLLDTAIDLGELKANYDLHFINGYFDIINLSTNQLFYGKNSTELSKELLNNNINTLAKENSFKAFYDYKYEDSEIALEKGLLWEYTTGDAPIINFVNKNLPQTEDLNSIHKFIIFGIGLGLHIPLIHEKLKSKTYLIVEPNLELFKLSLFVTNYAKLAQEANLILSIAEDELNFRNSFDQFYNESFVFNHYFKFFQLSNNFSFYIKTIQNKLVSQDFYTYPYNRTFLSLYRTHSYIMEEYKLLDISRIHNLDFTKKPILYLAAGPSLQKNIEFVKKNQNKFTIVTIYATLPLLEKHNIKPDIVTQYDEQNHAVLNTLEKIEDINFFKNTIFIFSSHVNTKLMNSFRKENIYIFQAMFDLKKGFGTLTSPSIGELTYALLLILGAKKVYLIGLDLAFDTQTGETHIEGHSGANAFANLKDEEDSSEENYSYRKNTIRVKGNFVDTVKTTPSFKTNIDSFSYFTEQFKQADVEIYNLSNGAYLLDTIPLKIENIQINSLEDKKIDSTVIINDLNKISTVNYSTEDMENKNLKISNAKKMKKALESFFKIKNYTKFGDYQNNLIITLQTLLFNENKDSDLKSVLTNYSQHVIPFIFHLFNVNTEKKNLSFIYELNKVLKIQFNKIVDTYLISVLYSKDESSQLTKKLNKQIKEYKIDKTLYCEPIFKELSETAPLKDSKISSENAIGMFAINENLENKNLIEYITNIVNTYDCRLKIFYLFEYQKNKAQQIFKNIKNKIEFIIPRNLESIASEIEVYIDLNKTSSLKDINNTLLHKHSKIYCISFLEKFYLKNKQLKELLNKDMSLREKIQNNNVPNKKYTVFMNNLYYYHYLNEIDNNLYLKDSIGLFVTKDNLLNKDFVSFIKDLIIKFSNIQFKIFYLNEEIKPLILDTFSNQRERINFIIPDNLNDVIKEIEIFIKFSLDSQDINNIYSTILSRCKNIFPLTFNSEDNNKSWIDYNNNRSWFGFKNPLFEFTEEEIINFKFNPKIAYTNKLFQFVKKDVSIKEDVDFYDFYYFENIKLILDYSNLKEKLFQINNYYINNHSNIN, encoded by the coding sequence ATGACAGAAGAAGAAGCTCAAAATTTTGCAATAAATACTTATAATGATAATATTAAATATTTAGAACAAAATAATCCTCAACTTTTTGAAAAAATCACTTTACTTGATACTGCAATAGATTTAGGAGAGCTAAAAGCAAATTATGATTTGCACTTTATAAATGGTTATTTTGATATTATAAACCTTTCAACAAATCAATTATTTTATGGTAAAAATTCAACTGAATTAAGTAAAGAACTACTTAACAATAATATAAATACATTAGCAAAGGAAAACTCTTTTAAAGCATTTTATGATTATAAATATGAAGATTCAGAAATAGCTTTAGAAAAAGGACTTCTTTGGGAATATACAACAGGTGATGCACCAATTATAAATTTTGTAAATAAAAATTTACCTCAAACTGAAGATTTAAACAGTATACATAAATTTATAATTTTTGGTATTGGTTTAGGTTTACATATACCTTTGATTCATGAAAAATTAAAATCAAAAACTTATCTAATCGTTGAGCCTAATTTAGAACTATTTAAACTTTCATTGTTTGTTACTAATTATGCAAAATTAGCACAAGAAGCAAATCTTATTTTGAGTATAGCAGAAGATGAACTTAACTTTAGGAATAGCTTTGATCAATTTTATAATGAAAGTTTTGTTTTTAATCACTATTTTAAGTTTTTCCAATTGTCAAATAATTTTTCTTTTTATATAAAAACTATTCAAAATAAACTAGTATCACAGGATTTTTATACATACCCATATAATAGAACATTTTTAAGTCTTTACAGAACACACTCTTATATTATGGAAGAATACAAATTATTAGATATTTCAAGAATACATAATCTAGATTTTACAAAAAAACCTATTTTATACCTAGCAGCAGGTCCATCACTGCAAAAAAATATTGAGTTTGTAAAGAAAAATCAAAATAAATTTACTATTGTAACAATCTATGCAACCCTTCCTTTACTTGAAAAACACAATATAAAACCTGATATAGTAACTCAATATGATGAACAAAATCATGCTGTTTTGAATACCTTAGAAAAAATAGAAGATATTAATTTTTTCAAAAATACTATATTTATTTTTTCATCTCATGTAAATACAAAGCTAATGAATAGTTTTAGAAAAGAAAATATCTATATTTTCCAAGCAATGTTTGATCTAAAAAAAGGATTTGGAACTCTTACTAGCCCAAGTATTGGGGAACTAACTTATGCCCTACTTCTTATACTTGGTGCAAAAAAAGTTTATCTAATAGGGCTTGATTTAGCTTTTGATACACAAACAGGAGAAACACATATTGAAGGGCATAGTGGAGCAAATGCCTTTGCAAATTTAAAAGATGAAGAGGATTCATCTGAAGAAAATTATTCATATAGAAAAAATACTATTAGAGTAAAAGGAAACTTTGTAGATACGGTAAAAACTACACCATCATTTAAAACAAATATTGACTCATTTAGTTATTTTACAGAGCAATTTAAACAAGCAGATGTAGAGATATACAATTTATCAAATGGAGCATATCTACTAGATACTATACCTCTTAAAATAGAAAATATACAAATCAATAGTTTAGAAGATAAGAAAATAGATTCAACTGTTATCATAAATGACTTAAATAAAATATCTACTGTTAACTACTCTACAGAAGATATGGAAAATAAAAATCTCAAAATAAGTAATGCAAAGAAAATGAAAAAAGCATTAGAAAGTTTTTTTAAAATAAAAAACTACACAAAATTTGGAGACTATCAAAATAATTTAATTATTACATTGCAAACATTACTTTTCAATGAAAATAAAGATTCCGATTTAAAATCAGTATTAACTAATTATTCTCAACATGTTATACCTTTTATATTTCACTTATTTAATGTAAATACAGAAAAAAAGAATTTATCTTTTATTTATGAATTAAATAAAGTTTTAAAAATACAGTTCAATAAAATAGTTGATACTTATCTAATCTCTGTTTTATATTCAAAAGATGAATCTTCACAATTAACAAAAAAATTAAATAAACAGATAAAAGAATATAAAATAGATAAAACCTTATATTGTGAACCTATCTTCAAAGAACTTTCAGAAACAGCACCATTAAAAGATTCAAAAATATCAAGTGAAAATGCAATTGGCATGTTTGCAATTAATGAAAACCTAGAAAATAAAAACTTAATAGAATATATTACTAATATAGTTAATACCTATGATTGTAGACTAAAAATATTTTATCTTTTTGAGTATCAAAAAAATAAAGCTCAACAAATATTTAAAAACATAAAAAATAAAATAGAGTTTATAATACCAAGAAACCTTGAATCAATAGCTAGTGAAATTGAAGTTTATATAGACTTGAATAAAACTTCGAGTTTGAAAGATATAAATAATACATTACTTCATAAACATAGTAAAATTTATTGTATAAGTTTTTTAGAGAAATTTTATTTAAAAAATAAACAATTAAAAGAACTCTTAAATAAAGATATGTCATTAAGAGAGAAAATACAGAATAATAATGTACCTAATAAAAAATATACAGTATTTATGAATAATTTGTATTATTATCACTATTTAAATGAAATAGATAACAACTTATATTTAAAAGATAGTATAGGTTTATTTGTAACAAAAGACAATTTACTAAATAAAGATTTTGTGTCATTTATTAAAGATTTAATAATTAAATTCTCAAATATCCAATTTAAAATTTTTTATTTAAATGAAGAAATCAAACCATTAATATTAGATACTTTTAGTAATCAAAGAGAAAGAATTAATTTTATAATCCCAGATAATTTAAATGATGTTATAAAAGAAATAGAAATTTTTATTAAATTTTCATTAGATTCTCAGGATATAAATAATATTTATTCAACTATCTTATCAAGATGTAAAAATATTTTTCCATTAACTTTCAATTCTGAAGATAATAATAAATCTTGGATAGATTATAATAATAATAGAAGTTGGTTTGGTTTTAAAAATCCTTTATTTGAATTCACAGAAGAAGAAATAATAAACTTTAAATTTAATCCTAAAATTGCGTATACAAATAAATTGTTCCAATTTGTAAAAAAAGATGTTAGTATTAAAGAAGATGTTGATTTTTATGATTTTTATTATTTTGAAAACATAAAACTTATCTTAGACTATTCTAATTTAAAAGAAAAATTATTTCAGATAAATAATTATTACATAAATAATCATTCTAATATTAATTAA
- a CDS encoding acylneuraminate cytidylyltransferase family protein: protein MYENKKFLAIIPARAGSKRLQNKNLLKLNNKPLIGWTIEAGLKSKYIDEVMVTTDDDNIMQISESCGANVPFKRPKELATDYATRSQVINHTINYYKNIKKKHFDYLIFLQPTSPLRDEIDIDKAIEFMCKKNADAIISVCEVEHPIQWSGTIPGNKDMTNFLNNSFLQTRSQDLEKYYRLNGAIYICSIEKFLEEECVFLRNNIFAFEMSQIKSVDIDTKIDFLYASFLMDNKSDFLRQ from the coding sequence ATGTATGAAAATAAAAAATTTTTAGCTATTATTCCAGCAAGAGCAGGGAGTAAAAGACTTCAAAATAAAAATTTACTCAAATTAAATAATAAACCTTTAATTGGATGGACTATTGAAGCAGGATTAAAAAGCAAATATATTGATGAAGTAATGGTAACTACTGATGATGATAATATAATGCAAATATCTGAGAGCTGTGGTGCAAATGTACCATTTAAAAGACCTAAAGAATTAGCTACAGACTATGCAACAAGATCTCAAGTAATCAATCATACAATAAATTATTATAAAAATATTAAAAAAAAACACTTTGATTATTTAATTTTTTTACAACCTACATCTCCACTTAGAGATGAAATAGATATAGACAAAGCTATTGAATTTATGTGTAAGAAAAATGCAGATGCTATAATATCTGTATGTGAAGTTGAACATCCTATTCAATGGAGTGGAACTATCCCAGGAAATAAAGATATGACTAATTTCCTTAATAATTCATTTCTTCAAACAAGAAGTCAAGATCTTGAAAAATATTATAGACTTAATGGAGCAATTTATATTTGTAGTATTGAGAAATTTTTAGAAGAAGAATGTGTGTTTTTAAGAAATAATATATTTGCATTTGAAATGTCACAAATTAAGTCTGTAGATATCGATACAAAAATAGATTTTTTATATGCCTCTTTTTTAATGGATAATAAATCTGATTTTTTAAGGCAATAA